The following are encoded together in the Glycine max cultivar Williams 82 chromosome 8, Glycine_max_v4.0, whole genome shotgun sequence genome:
- the LOC100777334 gene encoding Nuclear transport factor 2B-like, which translates to MDPDALAKAFVEHYYSTFDTNRNGLANLYQEGSMLTFEGQKIQGASNIVAKLTSLPFQQCHHSISTVDCQPSGVNAGMLVFVSGNLQLAGEQHTLKFSQMFHLIPTPQGSYYVLNDIFRLNYA; encoded by the exons ATGGATCCAGACGCGTTGGCAAAGGCATTCGTGGAGCACTACTACAGCACCTTCGACACCAACAGGAACGGCTTAGCGAATCTCTACCAGGAGGGTTCCATGCTCACTTTCGAAGGGCAGAAGATCCAAGGCGCTTCCAACATCGTTGCCAAGCTCACCTCCCTCCCTTTTCAGCAGTGCCACCACTCAATCTCCACCGTCGACTGCCAGCCCTCCGGCGTCAACGCCGGCATGCTCGTCTTCGTCAGCGGAAACCTTCAGCTCGCCGGCGAACAGCACACTCTCAAGTTCAGCCAG ATGTTCCATTTGATACCAACACCTCAGGGAAGCTATTATGTGTTGAATGACATATTCCGTTTAAACTATGCATGA